One region of Thermococcus sp. MAR1 genomic DNA includes:
- a CDS encoding V-type ATP synthase subunit C yields the protein MEAGAVSGILNTTLAVVFTWVGYKTARIVWKYTPYSYPNARIKAMEAKLLSEQRFNELAESRTLQNFVVSLEDTDYKDYLTDVSAYTVEEIERALEKALAGTYELMIKILPKRVSPFFRFMLEEWDVRNIASVVKAKFAGEVAGDYVMEIGPMLPKVKAMAEAKTMEEILVILEGTPYEEPYQKLLLGEISLQEFETELYRMHYGKLLRYALSRKDDERVILEEFVRLKIDKANILTVLRAKSAGMTAEEIRPLIIPGGSVKLDPLLHVDDLSMALAELDSTKYGKVIRDVREEVERDLSVLERALERHILERMNELNRFYPLSVAAPLSYILQKEREVRKLRAIAKLIEDGVHPERIKELAGDVA from the coding sequence ATGGAAGCAGGAGCCGTAAGCGGAATCCTAAACACGACGCTGGCTGTAGTATTCACCTGGGTGGGATACAAGACGGCCAGGATAGTGTGGAAGTACACCCCATATTCATACCCCAACGCCAGGATAAAGGCCATGGAGGCGAAGCTCCTGAGCGAGCAGAGGTTCAACGAGCTGGCCGAGAGCAGGACGCTTCAGAACTTCGTCGTTAGCCTGGAGGACACCGACTACAAGGACTACCTCACCGATGTTTCGGCCTACACCGTCGAGGAGATAGAGAGAGCCCTAGAAAAGGCCCTTGCCGGGACCTACGAGCTGATGATCAAGATCCTCCCGAAGAGGGTCAGTCCGTTCTTCAGGTTCATGCTCGAGGAGTGGGACGTCAGAAACATAGCGAGTGTCGTCAAGGCCAAGTTCGCCGGCGAGGTTGCGGGCGACTACGTCATGGAGATAGGCCCGATGCTTCCAAAGGTCAAGGCCATGGCCGAGGCAAAGACCATGGAGGAGATACTCGTAATCCTTGAGGGCACACCCTACGAGGAACCCTACCAGAAGTTGCTCCTCGGAGAGATATCGCTCCAGGAGTTTGAGACCGAACTCTACAGGATGCACTACGGAAAGCTCCTCCGCTATGCTCTCTCAAGGAAGGACGACGAGAGGGTTATACTCGAGGAGTTCGTCAGGCTCAAAATCGATAAGGCCAACATACTCACCGTCCTCAGGGCAAAGTCCGCCGGAATGACCGCGGAGGAGATAAGGCCGCTGATAATCCCTGGAGGAAGCGTAAAGCTGGACCCGCTCCTCCACGTCGACGACCTGAGCATGGCCTTGGCAGAGCTGGACTCCACCAAGTACGGCAAGGTCATCAGGGACGTCAGGGAGGAAGTCGAGAGGGATCTCAGTGTCCTCGAGAGGGCCCTTGAGAGGCACATCCTTGAGAGGATGAACGAGCTCAACAGGTTCTACCCGCTCAGCGTTGCGGCTCCGTTGAGCTACATCCTCCAGAAGGAGAGGGAAGTCAGAAAGCTCAGGGCGATAGCGAAGCTCATCGAGGACGGCGTTCACCCTGAGAGGATAAAGGAACTCGCGGGTGATGTTGCATGA
- a CDS encoding V-type ATP synthase subunit I — protein sequence MFKPEEMVKVEVITLNRYKDSLLTYLHENGMVEIRELDVEIAQKDSPNEYHRKAASYSITISRLVDFLKAYRKSTGGGIKEFIFPKERARKKYKYEGIERLIRDVEDFLSAVEPEIKAVEGKITSTQTEIERIKGDIAILELLSTLNLDVSYLKSTDMLEIVVGTVDRNKFKALVEEVTKATENRAVIVSKELKDKVLAVFVFLKVDYDRANPILAKYSLERLEVPEGEGTPKELIAVYEEKLRRKEEELESARKDAEMLAEKYYEDVVFYQELMENERDKATVLPMLARTNMTFALTGWLPRSDVPRVLDGIKRVTKGTAYINIREPSKEELDEIPIKLKNPSWARPFEMLTEMYGVPKYNEIDPTPIITFTYSFFFGFMLTDFMYGLIIAIIAALLVKGHRKFNDGTYKFAYTLLISSFFTMAMGVIFGSYFGNAFDLAGFTVPRVWDTFQDALVVLQLALAIGIAHLFTGYTVGFIVKLRNGEVKDAILDQLSWMLIILGITFLFLSSKNPALNMPGKALFGVGLALFVLSELKNGALAVLLVISDFFGFVGSWLSYARLMALALATAGIAMVVNILAQMVWGISIGPVPIGILIGIILFAGGQLFSVAINALGAFVHSLRLQYVEFFGTFYSGEGKPFQPFRAKREVSELEFEA from the coding sequence ATGTTCAAGCCTGAAGAGATGGTCAAGGTAGAAGTCATCACGCTCAACCGCTACAAGGACAGTCTCCTGACTTATCTCCACGAGAACGGCATGGTTGAAATAAGGGAACTCGACGTCGAGATAGCCCAGAAGGATTCACCCAACGAGTATCACAGGAAGGCTGCCTCGTACAGTATAACCATCTCAAGGCTCGTTGATTTCCTGAAGGCCTACCGAAAGTCCACCGGAGGCGGCATAAAGGAGTTCATCTTCCCAAAGGAGAGGGCGAGGAAGAAGTACAAGTACGAGGGAATCGAGAGGCTTATCAGGGACGTTGAAGACTTTCTCAGCGCCGTCGAGCCGGAGATAAAGGCGGTTGAGGGCAAGATAACCTCAACCCAGACTGAAATCGAGAGGATAAAGGGTGACATAGCGATACTGGAACTCCTCTCGACGCTCAACCTTGACGTTTCGTATCTCAAATCGACCGACATGCTTGAAATCGTCGTCGGAACCGTTGACAGGAACAAGTTCAAGGCCCTCGTTGAGGAGGTCACCAAGGCTACTGAGAACAGGGCTGTCATAGTCTCGAAGGAGCTGAAGGACAAAGTTCTGGCGGTTTTCGTCTTCCTCAAGGTCGACTACGACAGAGCCAACCCGATTCTGGCCAAGTACTCTCTTGAGAGGCTAGAGGTTCCCGAGGGTGAGGGAACCCCCAAGGAGCTCATAGCGGTCTACGAGGAGAAGCTCAGGAGAAAGGAGGAGGAGCTTGAGAGCGCCAGGAAAGACGCGGAGATGCTTGCCGAGAAGTACTACGAGGACGTCGTCTTCTACCAGGAGCTCATGGAGAACGAGCGCGACAAGGCAACGGTTCTCCCGATGCTCGCCAGAACCAACATGACCTTCGCTTTAACCGGCTGGCTCCCAAGGAGCGATGTCCCCCGGGTTCTGGACGGCATCAAGAGGGTGACCAAAGGTACTGCTTACATCAACATCAGGGAGCCGAGCAAAGAAGAACTCGACGAGATTCCGATAAAGCTGAAAAATCCATCCTGGGCCAGGCCCTTCGAGATGCTCACCGAGATGTACGGCGTCCCCAAGTACAACGAGATAGACCCGACGCCGATAATAACCTTCACCTACTCGTTCTTCTTCGGATTCATGCTCACCGACTTCATGTACGGCCTCATAATAGCAATAATAGCCGCGCTCCTCGTCAAGGGGCACAGGAAGTTCAACGACGGCACCTACAAGTTCGCCTACACCCTGCTTATAAGCTCGTTCTTCACCATGGCAATGGGTGTTATCTTCGGCAGCTACTTTGGCAACGCCTTTGATCTAGCCGGCTTCACAGTCCCGCGCGTCTGGGACACCTTCCAGGATGCACTAGTAGTGCTTCAGCTTGCTCTCGCGATAGGTATAGCCCACCTCTTCACGGGTTACACCGTCGGCTTCATAGTCAAGCTCAGGAACGGCGAGGTTAAGGACGCGATACTCGACCAGCTCTCGTGGATGCTCATAATACTTGGAATAACCTTCCTGTTCCTCTCCAGTAAAAACCCAGCACTGAACATGCCCGGCAAGGCGCTCTTCGGAGTTGGCTTGGCTCTCTTCGTACTCAGCGAGCTCAAGAACGGTGCACTGGCGGTTCTTTTGGTCATCTCGGACTTCTTCGGTTTCGTGGGCAGCTGGCTCAGCTACGCGAGGCTCATGGCACTCGCCCTAGCGACGGCTGGAATAGCCATGGTCGTCAACATACTTGCCCAGATGGTCTGGGGCATAAGCATCGGCCCCGTTCCCATAGGCATACTCATCGGAATCATACTGTTTGCCGGCGGCCAGCTGTTTTCGGTCGCCATCAACGCCCTCGGAGCGTTCGTCCACTCGCTCCGTCTTCAGTACGTTGAATTTTTCGGCACGTTCTACTCAGGTGAAGGTAAACCCTTCCAGCCCTTCAGGGCTAAAAGAGAAGTTTCCGAACTGGAGTTTGAAGCTTAA
- a CDS encoding V-type ATP synthase subunit H has protein sequence MEDVIKQIVDAEKQAEERIERAKEEAKEIVLKAREEAKLLEKSIVEEAEKNAESLIEKARLEGEEEAKRILEEGDSEIEELKVKATNNFERAISAGIALVRGG, from the coding sequence ATGGAGGACGTCATCAAGCAGATTGTCGATGCAGAGAAGCAGGCCGAGGAGAGGATCGAGAGGGCCAAGGAAGAGGCCAAGGAGATAGTCCTCAAGGCCCGCGAGGAGGCCAAGCTTCTCGAAAAGAGCATAGTTGAAGAGGCCGAGAAAAACGCAGAATCCCTCATCGAGAAGGCCCGCCTCGAGGGTGAGGAGGAGGCCAAGAGAATACTTGAGGAGGGCGACTCCGAGATCGAGGAGCTCAAGGTCAAGGCCACGAACAACTTCGAGAGGGCCATCTCCGCTGGAATAGCGCTCGTGAGAGGGGGCTGA
- a CDS encoding ATP synthase subunit A — translation MGRIIRVTGPLVVADGMKGSKMYEVVRVGEMGLIGEIIRLEGDKAVIQVYEETAGIRPGEPVEGTGASLSVELGPGLLTAMYDGIQRPLEVLRELSGDFIARGLTAPALPRDKKWHFTPKVKVGDKVVGGDVLGVVPETSIIEHKILVPPWVEGEIVEIVEEGDYTIEEVIAKVKKPDGTIEELKMYHRWPVRVKRPYKRKLPPEVPLITGQRTIDTFFSQAKGGTAAIPGPFGSGKTVTQHQLAKWSDAQVVVYIGCGERGNEMTDVLEEFPKLKDPKTGKPLMERTVLIANTSNMPVAAREASIYTGITIAEYFRDMGYDVALMADSTSRWAEALREISGRLEEMPGEEGYPAYLASKIAEFYERAGRVVTLGSDERIGSVSVIGAVSPPGGDFSEPVVQNTLRVVKVFWALDADLARRRHFPAINWLRSYSLYIDSIQDWWHKNVDPEWRKMRDQAMALLQKEAELQEIVRIVGPDALPDREKAILIVTRMIREDFLQQDAFDEVDTYCPPKKQVTMMRVILNFYEKTMEAVDRGVPVDEIAKLPVREKIGRMKFEPEIEKVKALIDETNEQFEELFKRYGA, via the coding sequence ATGGGAAGGATAATTCGCGTTACCGGTCCGCTCGTCGTTGCCGACGGAATGAAAGGCTCCAAGATGTACGAAGTGGTTCGCGTCGGCGAAATGGGGCTTATAGGAGAAATCATTCGCCTTGAGGGGGACAAAGCAGTCATTCAGGTCTATGAAGAAACTGCAGGTATAAGACCGGGTGAGCCGGTTGAGGGAACCGGCGCTTCACTGAGCGTCGAGCTCGGCCCCGGACTGCTCACCGCAATGTACGACGGAATTCAGAGGCCTCTCGAGGTTCTCAGAGAGCTGAGCGGTGACTTCATAGCGAGGGGCCTTACCGCCCCTGCTCTGCCAAGGGACAAGAAGTGGCACTTCACGCCAAAGGTTAAGGTCGGGGACAAGGTCGTCGGGGGCGACGTCCTCGGTGTTGTTCCAGAAACGAGTATTATCGAGCACAAGATCCTCGTTCCGCCGTGGGTTGAGGGAGAGATAGTGGAGATAGTCGAGGAGGGTGACTACACCATCGAGGAGGTCATTGCGAAGGTCAAGAAGCCCGACGGAACCATTGAGGAGCTCAAGATGTACCACCGCTGGCCCGTCCGTGTTAAGAGGCCCTACAAGAGGAAGCTCCCACCGGAGGTTCCGCTCATCACGGGACAAAGAACCATCGACACCTTCTTCAGCCAGGCAAAGGGTGGAACCGCGGCAATTCCGGGTCCCTTCGGTTCAGGTAAGACCGTTACCCAGCACCAGCTCGCCAAGTGGAGCGACGCGCAGGTCGTCGTTTACATAGGCTGTGGAGAGCGCGGAAACGAGATGACTGATGTGCTTGAGGAATTCCCGAAGCTCAAGGACCCGAAGACCGGAAAGCCACTCATGGAGAGGACCGTTCTCATAGCCAACACCTCGAACATGCCGGTCGCGGCCAGGGAGGCTTCAATCTACACCGGAATTACAATAGCCGAGTACTTCAGGGACATGGGCTACGACGTGGCTCTGATGGCCGACTCCACGAGCAGGTGGGCGGAAGCGCTCCGTGAGATTTCCGGAAGGCTTGAGGAGATGCCCGGTGAGGAGGGTTACCCGGCATACCTCGCGAGCAAGATAGCGGAGTTCTATGAGAGAGCTGGAAGGGTTGTTACACTCGGAAGCGACGAGAGGATTGGAAGTGTTTCCGTCATCGGTGCCGTTTCGCCGCCCGGTGGAGACTTCAGCGAGCCGGTCGTCCAGAACACTTTGAGAGTCGTCAAGGTATTCTGGGCCCTCGATGCCGACTTGGCCAGGAGAAGGCACTTCCCGGCGATCAACTGGCTGAGGAGCTATTCCCTCTACATCGACTCCATTCAGGACTGGTGGCACAAGAACGTTGACCCCGAGTGGAGGAAGATGCGCGACCAGGCAATGGCGCTCCTCCAGAAGGAGGCCGAACTTCAGGAGATAGTCAGGATCGTCGGTCCGGATGCACTGCCGGACAGGGAGAAGGCCATACTCATTGTGACAAGGATGATACGTGAGGACTTCCTCCAGCAGGATGCCTTCGACGAGGTCGACACCTACTGCCCGCCGAAGAAGCAGGTCACCATGATGAGGGTTATCCTCAACTTCTACGAGAAGACCATGGAGGCCGTTGACAGGGGAGTTCCGGTTGACGAGATAGCCAAGCTCCCGGTCAGGGAGAAGATAGGTCGTATGAAGTTCGAGCCGGAGATAGAGAAGGTCAAAGCCCTCATCGATGAGACGAACGAGCAGTTTGAGGAGCTCTTTAAGAGGTATGGAGCGTGA
- a CDS encoding V-type ATP synthase subunit D has protein sequence MAELLNVKPTRMELLNLKRRIKLAKKGHKLLKDKQDALVMEFFTIYDEALQLREELGRKMAEAFSALQAAEIDVGTLRLREIGLSVKPNREVEIRRRNVMGVPVPLIEAESFRRSADERGYAFVSSSAKVDLAAGKFEEVLDLAVRLAEVEETLKRLAKEIEVTKRRVNALEYIIIPRMEATVKFIKQRLDEMERENFFRLKRVKALIEARTQAEGS, from the coding sequence ATGGCAGAGCTGCTCAACGTCAAGCCCACCCGTATGGAGCTCCTGAACCTCAAGAGGCGCATTAAGCTGGCCAAAAAGGGCCACAAGCTCCTCAAGGACAAGCAGGACGCCTTGGTCATGGAGTTCTTCACGATATACGACGAGGCGCTCCAACTTAGGGAAGAGCTGGGCAGGAAGATGGCGGAGGCGTTCTCGGCACTCCAGGCGGCGGAGATAGACGTCGGAACCCTGCGCCTCAGGGAGATAGGCCTCTCGGTCAAGCCCAACAGAGAGGTCGAGATAAGAAGGAGGAACGTAATGGGCGTCCCCGTTCCTCTCATAGAGGCAGAATCCTTCAGGAGAAGCGCGGACGAGAGAGGCTACGCCTTCGTTTCCAGCTCGGCCAAGGTCGACCTCGCCGCCGGGAAGTTCGAGGAGGTTCTTGACCTGGCCGTCCGCCTGGCCGAGGTGGAGGAGACCCTCAAGAGGCTCGCGAAGGAGATAGAGGTCACCAAGAGGCGCGTCAATGCCCTTGAGTACATCATAATCCCCAGGATGGAAGCCACCGTCAAGTTCATCAAGCAGCGCCTCGACGAGATGGAGCGCGAAAACTTCTTCAGGCTGAAGAGGGTCAAGGCTTTGATAGAAGCCAGAACCCAGGCCGAGGGCTCCTGA
- a CDS encoding TrkA family potassium uptake protein codes for MFVVIMGAGRVGYLVAKMLEEEGHDVTIIEMDKERAKELSLLINGLVIEGDATDPKTLEEANIKQADAFAALTGKDDANLLACILAKHLNPRIKTSLRISNPQNRRIFEEVTDLKRYFDFVISPEEIAAEYISRNIVTPGFDRVLFPKEGAEIVRFSINGDSEIAGKLVKDLKLPRDALMVAVYDEKGNLIIPSGDTKLPEKGQLIIFAKNSVLDDVKKLLEKKKPNSES; via the coding sequence ATGTTCGTCGTTATAATGGGCGCCGGAAGGGTCGGCTACCTCGTGGCCAAGATGCTGGAGGAGGAGGGACACGACGTAACGATAATAGAGATGGACAAGGAGCGCGCCAAGGAGCTCTCCCTCCTCATAAACGGCTTGGTCATCGAGGGCGATGCCACCGACCCGAAAACGCTGGAAGAGGCCAACATAAAGCAGGCCGATGCCTTTGCGGCCTTGACGGGCAAGGATGATGCCAACCTGCTCGCCTGCATACTGGCGAAGCACCTCAATCCGAGGATCAAGACGTCGCTCAGGATAAGCAACCCACAAAACAGGCGCATATTCGAGGAGGTCACCGACCTCAAGCGCTACTTCGACTTCGTGATCTCACCCGAGGAGATAGCGGCTGAATACATCAGCAGGAACATAGTCACGCCGGGCTTTGATAGGGTGCTCTTCCCGAAGGAAGGTGCTGAAATAGTCCGCTTCAGCATAAACGGTGACAGTGAGATAGCCGGTAAGCTGGTCAAGGACCTGAAGCTGCCGAGGGACGCGCTTATGGTTGCTGTCTACGACGAGAAGGGCAACCTCATAATTCCGTCAGGCGATACGAAGCTTCCAGAGAAGGGACAGCTCATAATATTTGCCAAGAACAGCGTTCTGGACGATGTGAAGAAGCTCCTGGAAAAGAAAAAACCCAACAGCGAAAGTTAA
- a CDS encoding V-type ATP synthase subunit K (produces ATP from ADP in the presence of a proton gradient across the membrane; the K subunit is a nonenzymatic component which binds the dimeric form by interacting with the G and E subunits), with product MDPIVYVSLGAALAAGIAGAASAFGVGIAGAAAAGVVAEDERNFKNALILEGLPMTQSIYGLITLFLILMVSGILGGGFKFTDPNSMDNIVKSAILLGAGLTVGLTGLSAIPQGIIASASIGAVAKNPKTFTQGIIFSAMAETMAIFGLVGALIMIVTGVGF from the coding sequence ATGGACCCGATAGTTTACGTATCCCTCGGTGCGGCCCTCGCCGCAGGAATAGCTGGAGCAGCTTCGGCCTTTGGTGTCGGTATAGCCGGTGCCGCAGCGGCCGGAGTCGTCGCCGAGGATGAGAGGAACTTTAAGAACGCCCTCATCCTTGAGGGTCTGCCAATGACCCAGAGTATTTACGGCCTCATTACGCTGTTCCTAATCCTGATGGTCTCTGGAATCCTCGGTGGCGGCTTCAAGTTCACCGACCCGAACAGCATGGACAACATCGTTAAGAGCGCCATCCTCCTAGGTGCAGGTCTCACCGTCGGCCTCACAGGTCTCTCGGCAATACCGCAGGGAATCATCGCCAGCGCGAGCATCGGTGCAGTCGCCAAGAACCCGAAGACCTTCACCCAGGGAATCATATTCTCAGCTATGGCAGAAACCATGGCCATCTTCGGTCTCGTCGGTGCCCTGATCATGATAGTTACCGGAGTCGGCTTCTGA
- a CDS encoding DHHA1 domain-containing protein, translated as MTEKLFYKNAYLWEAGARVERVEKSDKKVRVLLNRTIFYPEGGGQPSDRGIIAGEGFRITVEKVEGKDEIWHEGKLEGRLPEPGEPVRLILDAEWRYENMRQHTGQHILSAVFKDLYGANTTGFQIFEKYNKIEIDYPGELTWEMVLEVEKAANGIVWSDLPVEVEVYEKLPDELRKKLRKELSDKVRPPIRIVSIPEVDVIPCGGTHVRSTREVGIIKVVNFYRKSRKLWRIEFVCGNRALKYLDELMADYWLSLDEMPNKNRPLVERVEELKAEIERLNEEKDGLRRELWRWKAKALLEDAEEINGIRVVSYIEDAPMKDAQAFVVYLVDKNPGTVALVAGENYAIFAKNREVKGLSMSDLLREVLSQVGGGGGGSEALARGGGFKVSREEVLETARRVLRGYLV; from the coding sequence ATGACGGAAAAGCTGTTCTACAAGAACGCCTATCTGTGGGAAGCAGGGGCGAGGGTCGAGAGGGTTGAAAAAAGCGACAAGAAGGTTAGAGTCCTTCTCAACAGGACTATCTTCTACCCCGAAGGTGGCGGTCAGCCCTCCGACAGGGGGATAATAGCCGGCGAGGGCTTCAGGATAACCGTCGAAAAGGTCGAGGGAAAGGACGAGATATGGCACGAGGGGAAACTTGAGGGCCGCCTTCCAGAGCCGGGCGAGCCGGTGAGGCTAATCCTCGATGCCGAGTGGCGCTACGAGAACATGCGCCAGCATACCGGACAGCACATCCTTTCAGCGGTCTTCAAGGACCTCTACGGCGCCAACACGACCGGTTTCCAGATATTCGAGAAATACAACAAGATTGAAATCGACTACCCCGGCGAGCTCACGTGGGAGATGGTTCTTGAGGTTGAGAAAGCCGCCAACGGAATCGTCTGGTCGGATCTTCCGGTTGAGGTGGAGGTTTACGAGAAGCTTCCTGATGAGCTCAGAAAAAAGCTCCGGAAGGAGCTCTCCGATAAAGTCAGGCCCCCGATAAGGATAGTCTCCATTCCCGAGGTTGACGTGATACCCTGCGGCGGGACACACGTGAGGAGCACCCGTGAGGTCGGTATCATAAAGGTGGTCAACTTCTACCGGAAGAGCAGGAAGCTCTGGCGCATCGAGTTCGTCTGCGGAAACAGGGCGCTTAAGTATCTGGACGAGCTTATGGCTGACTATTGGCTGAGCCTCGATGAGATGCCGAACAAGAACCGCCCGCTCGTCGAGCGCGTGGAGGAACTCAAGGCAGAAATCGAAAGGCTTAATGAGGAAAAAGACGGCCTTAGAAGGGAACTCTGGAGATGGAAGGCGAAGGCCCTGCTGGAGGACGCCGAGGAGATCAACGGAATAAGGGTCGTCTCGTACATCGAGGACGCCCCGATGAAAGACGCCCAGGCCTTCGTGGTTTACCTCGTTGATAAGAACCCCGGCACTGTGGCCCTGGTGGCCGGCGAGAACTACGCCATATTCGCCAAGAACAGGGAAGTCAAGGGGCTCTCAATGAGTGACCTCCTGAGGGAGGTTCTTTCCCAGGTCGGCGGCGGTGGCGGCGGCAGTGAGGCCCTCGCAAGGGGCGGCGGCTTCAAAGTGTCACGGGAAGAAGTCCTGGAGACCGCCCGTAGGGTTCTGAGGGGTTACCTTGTGTGA
- a CDS encoding ATP synthase subunit B, translated as MPGMEYSTVSKIYGPLMIVQGVKGVAYGEVVEIETESGEKRKGQVLEARQDMAIVQVFEGTRDLDVKTTRVRFTGETLKVPVSMDMLGRVFNGIGKPIDGGPDIIPEDRRDVHGAPLNPVARAYPRDFIQTGVSAIDGMNTLIRGQKLPIFSGSGLPHNMLAAQIARQAKVLGEEEQFAVVFAAMGITYEEANFFKKSFEETGAIERAVLFLNLADDPAIERIITPRMALTVAEYLAFDYDMQVLVILTDMTNYAEALREISAAREEVPGRRGYPGYMYTDLATIYERAGRVRGRKGSITQVPILTMPDDDITHPIPDLTGYITEGQIVLSRELHRKGIYPPIDVLPSLSRLMKDGIGKGMTREDHPQLSQQLYAAYAEGRSLRDLVAVVGEEALSETDRKYLKFADRFEREFVAQRYDEDRSIEETLDLGWELLAELPESELKRVRKEYILKYHPKYRKREG; from the coding sequence ATGCCTGGAATGGAGTACTCAACCGTTAGCAAGATTTACGGACCGCTCATGATCGTCCAAGGTGTTAAGGGCGTCGCCTACGGTGAGGTCGTCGAGATAGAGACCGAGAGTGGGGAGAAGAGGAAGGGGCAGGTGCTTGAGGCCAGGCAGGACATGGCAATCGTTCAGGTCTTCGAGGGAACGCGCGACCTCGACGTCAAAACGACGCGCGTCCGCTTCACCGGCGAGACCCTCAAGGTTCCGGTCAGCATGGACATGCTCGGCAGGGTCTTCAACGGCATCGGAAAGCCGATAGACGGAGGCCCGGACATAATCCCCGAGGACAGGCGCGACGTTCACGGTGCTCCCCTCAATCCCGTTGCCCGTGCCTACCCGAGGGACTTCATCCAGACCGGTGTCTCCGCCATAGACGGAATGAACACCCTCATCCGCGGTCAAAAGTTACCAATCTTCAGCGGTTCAGGTCTTCCACACAACATGCTCGCTGCGCAGATAGCCAGGCAGGCGAAGGTCCTCGGTGAAGAGGAGCAGTTCGCGGTAGTTTTCGCGGCCATGGGTATCACCTACGAAGAAGCTAACTTCTTCAAGAAGAGCTTCGAGGAGACCGGTGCAATAGAGAGGGCCGTCCTCTTCCTTAACCTAGCAGACGACCCGGCCATCGAGCGCATCATCACCCCGCGTATGGCGCTGACGGTTGCCGAATACCTCGCCTTCGACTACGACATGCAGGTTCTGGTTATACTCACCGACATGACCAACTACGCAGAAGCTTTGCGTGAGATTTCCGCGGCGAGGGAAGAGGTTCCAGGAAGGCGCGGTTATCCCGGTTACATGTACACCGACTTGGCGACCATCTACGAGCGCGCTGGAAGGGTTAGGGGCAGGAAGGGTTCCATCACCCAGGTGCCCATCCTGACGATGCCGGACGACGACATCACCCACCCGATTCCGGATTTGACCGGTTACATCACCGAGGGACAGATAGTCCTCAGCAGGGAGCTGCACAGAAAGGGTATCTACCCGCCCATTGACGTTCTCCCGAGCCTCAGCCGTCTGATGAAGGACGGTATTGGTAAGGGAATGACCAGGGAAGACCACCCGCAGCTCAGCCAGCAGCTCTACGCTGCCTACGCTGAGGGGCGCTCGCTTAGGGACCTCGTCGCCGTTGTTGGTGAGGAGGCACTCAGCGAGACCGACAGGAAGTACCTCAAGTTCGCTGACAGGTTTGAGCGTGAATTCGTCGCCCAGCGCTACGACGAGGACAGGAGCATCGAGGAGACCCTCGACCTTGGCTGGGAACTCCTCGCTGAACTCCCGGAGAGCGAGCTTAAGCGTGTCAGGAAGGAGTACATCCTCAAGTACCACCCGAAGTACAGGAAGAGGGAGGGCTGA
- a CDS encoding V-type ATP synthase subunit E → MEGAELIIQEINREAEQKIQYILSEAQKEAEKIKEEARKRAEARAEWILRKAQTQAETERQRIIANARLEVRKKRLEVQEELIQEVITALKERLAELPEEEYFPMLVDLTVKALEELGGEACIIRSNVKTLKLLESKLGEFRKTVAAKLGRDVEISLGEPISTIGGVLVETPDGSVRVDNTFESRIERFESELRAEIAKALFG, encoded by the coding sequence ATGGAAGGAGCAGAGCTGATCATCCAGGAGATAAACAGGGAAGCGGAGCAGAAGATACAGTACATACTCAGCGAGGCCCAGAAGGAGGCGGAGAAGATTAAGGAAGAAGCGAGAAAGAGGGCCGAAGCGAGGGCCGAGTGGATACTCAGGAAGGCCCAGACCCAGGCCGAGACGGAAAGGCAGCGCATAATAGCCAACGCAAGGCTTGAGGTCAGGAAGAAGCGCCTTGAGGTCCAGGAAGAGCTCATCCAGGAGGTAATAACCGCCCTCAAGGAGAGGCTGGCTGAGCTTCCCGAGGAGGAGTACTTCCCGATGCTCGTTGACCTCACAGTCAAGGCCCTCGAAGAACTCGGTGGGGAGGCGTGCATTATCCGCTCCAACGTGAAGACCCTGAAGCTCCTTGAGAGCAAGCTCGGGGAGTTCAGAAAGACTGTTGCGGCAAAGCTCGGAAGGGACGTGGAGATAAGCCTCGGTGAGCCGATATCGACCATAGGCGGTGTCCTAGTTGAGACCCCTGATGGCTCTGTTAGGGTCGACAACACCTTCGAGTCAAGGATAGAGAGGTTTGAGAGTGAACTGAGGGCAGAGATAGCCAAGGCTCTCTTCGGGTGA
- a CDS encoding V-type ATP synthase subunit F, whose translation MKIAVLGDKDTALGFRLAGAHEVYSFDDTPLDMERLRNKLKELVERDDIGIILITERFVEKVELPEVTVPIILQVPDKSGSRLGEEAIKEIVRRAIGVELKR comes from the coding sequence ATGAAGATAGCCGTGCTTGGCGACAAGGACACCGCGCTCGGCTTCAGGCTGGCCGGTGCCCATGAGGTTTATTCCTTCGACGATACTCCCCTTGATATGGAGAGGCTCCGGAACAAGCTGAAGGAGCTCGTCGAGAGGGACGACATTGGAATAATCCTGATAACCGAGAGATTCGTTGAGAAGGTTGAACTCCCTGAGGTTACCGTTCCAATCATCCTTCAGGTGCCGGACAAGTCCGGCTCCAGGCTAGGTGAAGAGGCCATCAAGGAGATAGTTAGAAGGGCAATTGGTGTTGAGCTGAAGAGGTGA